ATTCCAAAGTGGGTTTGGCTGTGGAACTGGCAGGCCTGGGCCTGGGCTCAGAGCTTGGCCCTGGGGTGGTTCTGGAGTAGGGTACGCATGTCCAGCAGAGCTTTTTCCAAGTAGTGAGCCATGCGGGCGGCGTTGGTCTCGgcacagctgttgtaggctgacaCGGAAAAGTTGATATGGGCCTCCATGGGATTGTAGCAGATGCCATAACCATCTGGTACCACAGGTCCAAAGAACATGACACAGTCTGTCTTGGCAGGGACCTGGGGACAGCAGGATCTAAGCTTTCATACCTAGGCCTGCGGTGGCCCTCCTGCCCCTTGGGTGTACCAGTTTGCCCCTCTGTATCTACTCCTCTTCTGTGCACGTTACTTTTCTCCATAGGGTGAGCCTTCCTTCACATTCCTAGAGGGAGCACTAGTGCTCCCTCTGCCCTCCTCAGGGCTCCTGTGGTGTTCCCTCTGCCCTCCTCAGGGTTCCTGTGGTGTTCCCTCTGACCTCAGGGCTCCTGTGGTGCTCCCTCCGCCCTCCTCAGGGTTCCCAGCCTGCCCCGGGCCCCGAGGCCACGTCTGCCTCCTTGCTTGTGCTCCACAAATACTGTGAGCTTCCTGGGACTGTGCTTATGTCCAGCTGTGTCCCAGCACCCAGCCGGTACTCACCAGGTAGTCAGTTACAGTGGCCAGTGAGTGAATGGCACATTCTCTCTCTTAAGAGGCCTAAGCCTTCCCACCCTTGTTACAGCAGTGTCCCTACCCCAAGCTGCTGCTTGGGAACCCAGTTGTTCTGGCAGTGAGCCTCTGGTGATGTGTTGTGTGGGCCACATCACCAGTAAAGTCCAGCTGCCAGTGAATTGTaaagattatttatattttatgtgtgtgtgtgtgcccacagaggctagcagaggacatcggatcccaggAATTAAGGTTACAGGTGCTTGTAAAcgacctgatgtgggtgctgggaactgaacctgggtcctttggaagaacagcaagtgctcttagccatctctccagccctgccaatGGGTTCTATTCTCCTGTGTCCTAGGGCTCCTGGGCCAGCGGCCTACCTGGCTGGTAGACAGGTTGAAGTGCATGGCAATGGCGTAGGAGGTGTCCATGAAGATGTCAGGCATGCTCACCAGGTCCTCGATGGCCTGCAGCTTCAGACCCAGCAGGTGCCGGTCAAAGGCCTCCCCTCGGATGGCCTGTGGGTGGAAGAACTGTGTCAGAGGCAGGGGCTACAGGGTCGATCACAAGGCATCCCTGCCCTCCTCAGGAACCTGTGACCGTGTTGACCCTTCCAGACACTGGTCTCTTAGAACCATGAGACCAAGGTGCCCAGGCAGAATTGTCCTCACCTCCCAGATGGGGAAACCCAGGGTTACAGAGGGTAGACTTCTGCCCAGGGAGGCAGGGCATACAGGATTAAAACATAGGGGAGAGCTAGAGAGTGCATGGAACATGATCAGCGCCTGGGTATGCCATGTAACAAGGGCAGGGCTTATACATGCTGTATAATAGGTGGCGTCTGTACATGTGTTCAACAGGGCAATGTCTGCACATGTTGTGTGACATGGGGCAGTGTGCGTTCCATATGACAGgcagtgtctgtgtatgtcttgTAGCATGGGCACGCACTGATGGCCACACCACCACCTTCCTCAACTGctggagaacaggagagatgCCACGTATTGGGCCtctagagagagagtgagaaacaCAAGATCAGAGGGCCTGTGCTCACTGGGATCATAGAACTGGGACCAGGGCGGTTACTACGATGATCCTAGTTATACCAGCTATCAAATGgtgttattaatttaaaatagactTCCATGTGCTCCAAAACTCTGGGAAGAGGCAGTTCTTAGCAGGAATGGATGGAAGGTGGACAAAGAGGCAGGGTAAGGACAGTGAGGAAGGGGAGCAGCGCTTACTTACTCGGTCAGTGTAGGCTCGGTGGGCCTGCACAGCCTTCCGAAGCAGCTCCACCTTCTGATGCtcctgggggtgggtgggaacagAGGTAGCTGAAGCCctgtccttcctctccctctcccaccttaGCAGCTTGATCTGTACCGAGCACCACACAAGTGCTGAATTGCCATCTCCTCATTCTCTAGAGCCCAGCACTCATGCACATGTGAGTGGACAGAGGATGGCATCTCTTACAGATACCTGGTTTTGTTTCAGCGGCCAGAAAGCTTAGAACGAAATTCATGGCTCCATCTTCTGTTAACACCCCTTTGCCCATTGTGGGCTGAAATACCATAGAGGAGTAATCCATGTGCAGAAGAGTgtgaacagaaaggaaggagatggCAGAAGCTCAGCCTACACACCCTTGCTCCAGACCTCTCACCGGTACTTTGGAGTCATCCATGCCTTTGACAAAGGCCAGCGAGTCTGTGGAGGCCGAGCGGATGGTGTCAGTGCGGCCCAGGTGAAACATGCGCAGAGAGGCACTTTCATATGTGGCACACGCCTGCCCATAGATCCTGGATGGAAGGTGGGTCTCAGCACACCCGTTTCCCCAGGGCTGCCTCTACCTTCCCTCCCCTACTCTGTGGGGCAGGTGATCAGGCAGGGCACACCTGTAGTATGCCAGCTGCAGAGCTATCTGGATGAAGGCATCAGGGCTTAGCTTCTGTGACTTGGGGAAGTCCTTTCCAAAGTGATGGAATACCAGCATCATGATGTCCAGGTCCTGGATCATGCTGGGGTGGAGACGCAGGAGGCATGTGTGAGAAGCAGGCACCTGGAAGCCTCATGGCTGGTCCTCCCCTAAAAGGGCCCAGCCCTGCACTCACATGCTGATGTTCTGTTTGGCCTTCTCTATGTCGTTCTTGATCTCCGGTGTGATGTTGAACCGCAGCTTCTTGGGCATGGGCAGGGGCACCATAGGAGACCGTACAAGCTCAGGCTTTTTTCTACATAGGACAGGGAGGCTTACGGCTCATGCTGGTGTCACTGAAGCCCACGAGTGTCCCTGAGACAGAGGTGGGGGGGAGAGTCCCTGAAGCTAGGGGTAGGAGGTTCAGAGATTATGGGCTAGCTCCTGTGGAAACTGACTTCACTCTAGCGTTTAAGAGCTCagatgggggttggggatttagctcagtggtagagcgcttgcctagcaagcacaaggccctgggcaaggccctgggttcagtcctcagctcttaaaaaaaaaaaaaaaaaaaaaagacaaaataacaaaaagaccaaaaaattAAGAGCTCAGATGGAAGCCAGACATAATGGGTACATCCTTAGTCCTACACCGcttagaggaggcagaggcaggtggatttctgagtttgaggctagcctggatgaGTTAGAGAATTCTAGGCCAACCAGGCTATAGTGagactgtttaaaaacaaacaaacaaacacaaaggggCCAGTGGGAGAGTGTCTGGGGACAACAGCCCTGCCCACGGCCACGAGCTGGGAAGTTCAGGGCTAGAGGCAGACTTTAAAACACTACAGCCTCTGCGGCTTCCTtcagctcagcagtcaagagtgctggctgctctgctctcccagaagtcctgagttcaaaccacatggtggctcagaaacaTCTATAacgggatctaatgccctcttctggtgtgcaggcatatatgcagacaaagccaccatatacataaaacatgtaaacaaacctttaaaaattttttttctaagccagacagtagtggcacacgcctttaatcccagaactcaggaggcagaggcaggatctctgcctagatctctgagtctaaggccagcctggtctacagagtgagttccaggacagccagggctatatagagaagccctatcttaaaaaaaaaaaaaaaaaaaagaaaaaaaatctaaaagggAGTCTGTTCTTCAAATGAGAGTAACATTTCTCTACAAGCTAAGTCTGTCCTCTGCATGCCACCTGCCACCAGGAACTGGGGAATGAGGCTGGAATCATACTCACGTATACTCCATGACGTGGTCCACAAGAGCGACGATGGGGGGCCCTTCTGCAGCTGCGTGCTCATAAACCATCCCACAGGAGCCATCTTCTGCCACGATGAACTGTGGTGAGAAAGGAGACATGCTGTCAGCCCCAGATTGCTGGAGGGGGGCTCCTTGGCCCACTTGCTCTCTGGGTGGGTCTCATAGGAAGGGTCCCTGAAGCCATCTCCAGTCCATTTGCAGATCTACCCAAGTGCTCTCTGCTCACATATCTGAGAGCAGATCCTCAGAGGCACACCCCCAGCAGTTCTGCTCCTGTGTGTGAGCACAGAGGAAAAGTCACCCCCAGACTGCACACTGACTGACCCCAGACGGTGTCTGACATGCTGAAGGGCTCTGCTGGGGGTGTCAGTGGCATGCAGGCCTGGTAATGACAGGCCGGTTGCCTGGTAATTACAGCAGCATCCACAGCATCCAACCTCCTCGCTTCCTGCCTGCTTTACAAGCAGGAGGCTGGGGACGCTGGGCCTAAGGAGGGGGCAGGAAGTTCAAAGCCTCGGTGAGCCAAACTTTGGGGCCCTGGCCCTGCCAGGTCCTCACTTGCCTGCAGAGTTTTGTCGAACCAGCGGTTGCCACTGTTGAGCTTGCTGCCGCCGCCGTGTAGCATCTGGCCTGCCACATGGTTGCGGTAGACGTCATCTGAGACTCTGGGTACTGGCTTGTCCAGGCACACAGtgaagatgctcttctgtatgGAGATCACCGACTCCCGGTTGACTTTGTCTGTAGGAGTTGGGGTAGGTGTAGGGAGCCTCAGAGCCCACTGTCTACTGCCCTGGGCTCTTCTTGCTTCATGCCCTCTGGAGATGGGGACTTCCCCACCTTGGGTGCCTTCAGGGCATGTGGGGAACTGTGAATGCACAGTGAGCTTTGCCTACAACGAATTCCTACAGGTATGCCCCATGTGACAAAGGCCGGGCCTAACACTTGGCACATTATAGACATAGAGAAGCAGAAGTCCAACAGTCACATGGAAAGCTGGCGTGGCAGTCCAGGATCCAAAACCAGCAATCAGCCCATGGCCAGTATGGGGTTTGAAGGGAGTGGTTCTGGGAGCAAAGAGTATATAGAGAAGGATACCTCAGCCAGAACACTTGTCTAAATCCAACTTGCTACTTCATAGGGAGAAACTGGCTTTGTCAACCTGAACcttggttttctcatctataaaatgggccAGTACCTGCTCCAAATTGAGAGGGTCCGATGAAATGGTGGTTGCCCCAGCTCAGGACTGGACCTATCTAGCATGTAAGGAAGCCCCTGCCCTGGAAGTACCTTTGGTGAGGTTGCTATAGGCCTTGGCCCAGGTGTTTCGGTGGTTGGAAGTCAGGATGCCAACAGGCTCTTTGTTGGATTGCAGTGAGGAGTTCCAGATCTTTTCTAGCTGCACAAAGATCTGATCAGAGGTGAGTGGCGTCCCATCGCTGTGGTACACGTCTAGCTCGAAAAACTGTTAGGCCCGACGGAGAGAAGGGGCTGAGTGATCATTAGGTAGAGAACGACCACCAGCCTCCCCTGGCCTTGGCAATGGAGGCCACAACCAGCAGCCTGGGCCAGGAGAGCTGGGCTGGGAGGGGCAGGcagagggctggggctgggcacCTCGGACAGGGCAGTGTACCCACCTGGTAGTTATGCACCACGGTTATATGCGTGGGTGGTTTCTTTGACTTTAAGAAGTTCACCACTGAGTCCTGCTTGGGGCCGGGCACGCGGCAAGAAGATAGGATTTGATAATACTGGTTCATGCACAGTGGCTGTCCTCCCAGGAATTCAACCGGCAGCGTCTCGCTGTAGGAGAGTCACTGGGCAGGTGAATGGGGAAGAGGCCAGGGTAGACAGACACCTGCTCTACTACTTGGATCTGGGTGAGGGACCTATTCCTTGTATCTAGTTGCCACCAGCGTGAACAGGGTGAGTAGGGTGTAAAGGTGAAAGTACAGGCCTTGAGGGATTGGAGTCTGCTATGAGTCACCCAcaaactgcctccttctcccttaTCTGGGCTTCAGTTTGTCACAGGCAACTGTAATCCATTTTGGCTAGGATGACAAGGTCACTAGGAGAAGTCctgggagctgaagcagaagacttACATGTCCCCACTCTACCCAATCACTGTCCTAAACCCCTTCCAAAGCTAGGTCAACAGGAAGTGAAAATGATGTGGGCCTGCTCGGTGCCCGTGCTGACACACTGGTTATTCAGGGCTGGAGCCAGGGGTGGCTATGGTATTAGGCAGGGGTGGGCAAGGGTGGTATTCAGGTCGGGGCGGGGCTGCTCACTTGTCAATCATGGACTTGAAATCCAATACTCCCTCGATGAGTTTGGCAGCAAACCTGGAGAATGAAGCAGAGCTCTGAAGCCATGTGGACATCTACTGGGGACCCTGGATAAGGATGTTGGCCAAGTGTGGGAAGGACCTGTTAAATCACCACTCCCCCTCAGGTGACACAGGCCTAAGGAATTCAAAGTAGACCCGCAGTAGTGAGACCCTTCTGAACTTCTCTTCATCTTTAGTGGGGAAATGCTGGCGTCGAGAGGACCTGAAAGGCCCTGAGTGTTGCCCAGCAGTGGTGCACTATGGCAGGCTAAGAGGCTAGTGGTGACTGACTCCCACCGAGGGCCAGGCCGGCCTGAAGTATTCCTTATGTGGAGACTCATTACCTTGGTGAAATAGTTAAGGGGTCCAAGTATCCCTGCTGCTATGTCCCTTTCTCTTTATGAGTCTTTGTGTCCCCATGACACTGGTGTCAACCTCTTCCTCTTTGGGCTATTCAGGATTTCCTGGCTCACACCAATTACCTCCCAATGTCTGAGGCTATCCCCTACCCCATTATAGATGGATAAagtaagaaatgtaaaataaagatactttATCCAGTATGTGAGAGAACCCAGGCTGAGTCCCATCTGTAACCAGGAGGCCCTGGTCCCTttattatctgtgtgtgtgaagccCAGAATCTAGCGCATGCTGGACAGTCACggaccactgagccacacttctttcttcctttccccttttggCTTCTCTGTTCTTGCCCTGGTCTCTTTAAGAGAAGCTGGTGCCAGGAGTGAGTGGCAGGCTCCTGGGCAGGAGATCCTGCTGTTAGTATTTTTATCTCTGGTAGGACTGGAACAGGGGCCAGGGCAGGTGACATGGCTGAATATGGAAAAGGGGACTGTGTATAAAGGTCACTGTGTGGCCAGCTGACGAGAGTGGGAGGGACTCGGGGCACGGTTGGAGGGTGAATGATTATAAAGCCCTGGCACTAGAAGCCTGTTCTCTTAACTTGAGTTGTGACCATGGGAGATGGTCCCCTCATTgttctgaacctcagtttccccatctgtgagATGAGGCTGTTGGTGGGGTAAAAGCATAAGGCCAAGCAAGGCCTTTCTAGTTTCCTAGGGTGCAGACTTGAGGGTTCTGGAAACACACAGAACCCTGTCcatgggcactgcccagccttgtgcCAGTCTCAGACACTCACCGGAGCTGACCCTGTAGATCCATGAAGTCCTGCTTGGGCAGCATCACTCCTGGGCTGGAGTAGATGACCACAGGCTGGCGGAACTGGAGATAGGCTGTCTTGAGCCACCACTCGGACAGCTGGGCAAGGACCAGATAGAACTGATCAGGGGGTGCCCCTGGGGTCCTCTGGCCTCTCTGCAGGACAGTCTCCCAGGAAACGCTGAGGTTCACAGTACCCCTCCATAACTCCTTCAACATCATCTTCCCCTGAGCTTATGCAATTGGCACTGCCAAGAGAATAGCCTGAGAGAAACAACTAAAAGCAAACTTGGCAAAGGGATATAGCAGTGAGCAGCTTTCctcttgtttctgtgtgtatgtgtgaggctTGAACccagaactacacacacacacaccacacacacacacaacacacacacacacgtgcgcgcacacacacactaatcagCACAGTCTGTGGCTAAGCCCTTACTTTTTCTTACAAATTCCCTGTCAATGATTATAATATAGTCCCCTTGTAATAAATGAAATACATCCCTAGATGTGTAGAATAAAGTACAAGGATAGCACGTAAGAAGGAAGCCCAGTGAGTGGGTTTCCAACCATCTCCAGCTGGGAATTGTCCAAGGAGCCAGCAACCTGCATCAGGACTCTCCACAGGGACTGGTGCTCCTCAGTGGCCTTAGACTAGGAGATGGACACTGGCTTTCATCTCAAAATCAGGGCAATTCTAAGGGGGAGCCTTACTGAGAGGGCAAGTTATTGTAATAGTGAGAACATGAGGGTGGGTCCTTTTTCTGCCCCATGGATGGGGTTTCTTAGGATCAGCCATAGGCATGGGGTGAACGGCCTTTGTGCTCATTACAACTCATAGTAAGTAGGTATTTGTCCCTAACTTCCACCTATCcccctttgctttttattttatttttatttattgatctcACTATGTGCCATTGGCTAGCCTAGAGCTTTGCAGAGTAGACTCGCTCGAAGAGATCTGCCTATGTGTCTCCCTGTGCTAGGCATGGACCACCACGCCTATACCCTGTCTCCCTGTGCTAGGCATGGACCACCACGCCTATACCCTGTCTCTTAGAAGTTCCTAGACCTCAAGACCTGGGCCTCCCAGTGTGCTCCATGCCCATCCCAACCAGCAGCAGGATAGGTCTACGTAACATACAGTGGCTAGCCTGTGGCATCAGGCCACTCATCCAGGGCCCTTggtaagagagaagggaaggtgaCTTGCCACAGGCTGGATAAACATGTGACTGCCATCTGCTGACTCATAGCCAAGGACTGGACCCCCTGAGGCATGCAGGCCTTCCTGTACATCTCAGGGTCTTCCTGAGAGCTACTGTGAGGATGTGGACTTTGGTCCACCTCTCTAGGTCTCAGCTTCCTCAGTGGTAGGAAGTGGACAGACAAGGGCTCCGTCTCATGCAGGGCCCTTCACACCTGCAAGGACTGCAGGCTACAGTTTAGACACAGGGGAGAAGGTGCTTCCTGGCAGAGTCAGCAATGCTTCAAGGGCCCTGAGATGGTCCCAACTCTAGTCAGAGCCTTTGGCTTCAAAGATTCCTTGGCCAATGAAGTCAGAAAGCCACTAGACCCCAGAATCTCTAAGGTCTTTTTAAGGCCAGCATTCTGACTTCAGTAGTCAAAGGCTCTGACCTGCTAAGGCTTGGCAAATGCTTGTCCCTAACGACTCCCACCTGTGGCTACAGACGCCACTGAGGCCGATCGACCTGTCTCCTATTGCGGTCGGCCCAGATCCACAGGTCTACCCCAGAGTCTGTATCTACAGATCCACCAGTTCAGATggagaatatttgaaaaataaaaacttgcaTTCATATTGAACGCATAGGCCTTTATTTTCACTTCTTGATAATGATCTCTTCTAAATATAAACTATGTAAATAaactgtataaataaataaactatataaattaaatatataaatacgcATACTTATTTACCCAGCGATTATACTGTGTTAGGTCTCCCACCATCTGGAGATGACTTAGGGTCCATGGGAACAGGTATTTAGGTGAGACCGAAATGCTGAACTCCCTAAGGGACTTGAACCTCTGTAGTTCTTGGTATCTGTGGGGCCATGTACACAGAGGGTGACTGTTTTTCACCCAGCTGTCCCCCACGGCCAGCTTCCTCCTCAAGCTTCATATTGGTAACCTCCTACTTCCCAGCTGCTTTAAAAAGGGGGCATCTCACTCCTCAGTCCCCTGCATTAGCAAGTACCATTGGCTGTCTTCCAAACAGCCTTGGACCTCATGACTTCCTGTCTCCTTGTGTCAGGCTCAGGCGCAAACACTTCCCTTTAGGTGAAGGTCTCGGCCTCTTCATTGCCCCTGGCTCCTGCCCTTGCTTCCTTCCCAGCAGCTTgggctctttttttcccccttaatctTTATGTATAATGTGAATACAGAAATGTGTACCATGCACCAGTGTGGATGTATTTTATAAATTGAACTAACTTAACTGATCAGACACAGAGGAACATGTAAAACAACCTCAGACTGACACAAATTCCCTGCCTCAGCTGTCCCACCAAGCTCAAGTGTACATGCCTTTCCTGACTGCCCATCCTGCTCTGAACACACTGCAGCCCAGGCTCTATCCCAAAGCAGGCCATATTGCtgctcccttttcctcctgccctccctctgACAGACACTGCCAtccatgtctctgcctccttcccctcAGTCTCATACACGCTAGGGAAATGTGCCCCCACAGAGCCACAGTCCCAGCCAATAGGACCTTTCTAAAACTCTCCATGTAATCTGCTGAACATGGCTTCACCTGCTGCTGTACAATCCCGGTTATCAGCCTTCTCTCCCATGCCCCTGAGTGTCAGCTCTAGGGGTGCTCTGGAGGACCTACGGCCCCCTGGGCGACTGTCAGGATGCTGCCACCTCACTTACCCAGTTCTCCATTTTCTTGGCCCTGCGCTCCAGTCCCTTCTGCAGGCGTTCCCCTACACCCCCTGAGGTCTGAAACGCGTCCACCAGTTGCTTGGTGTGAGCCCATTCTTCCTCACTCACAATGGGCTGTAGGGCCTTGAGGTAATGGTCCAGGGACTGCTGAAGTGGGGGCACTGGCAGCCGTGGCAGTGCATCCTGGTGGGCCTTGAAGCGACCGGAAACCTTCATCAAGGAGGAGGGCTTGAGGAGGCCCAGGGGTTTTCCCTGCGGGATGCAGAACAGTCTACTCATTCTCTCAGACTCAAGCACAGCTTGTGGCAAACTACAGTCCTAGGGCTTATATGCCATCCCCAGAGGCAAAGACGGCTTCATGGGTGGTGCCTGCCCTGGATGCCCAGCCCTCAAGGTATAGGAGTCCCACCTCTCAGGGGCCTAGAGGTGCAGCACAGAAGGCTAGGAAAGGGTGGAGG
The Arvicanthis niloticus isolate mArvNil1 unplaced genomic scaffold, mArvNil1.pat.X pat_scaffold_378_arrow_ctg1, whole genome shotgun sequence DNA segment above includes these coding regions:
- the LOC117701987 gene encoding carnitine O-acetyltransferase isoform X5, with the protein product MKVSGRFKAHQDALPRLPVPPLQQSLDHYLKALQPIVSEEEWAHTKQLVDAFQTSGGVGERLQKGLERRAKKMENWLSEWWLKTAYLQFRQPVVIYSSPGVMLPKQDFMDLQGQLRFAAKLIEGVLDFKSMIDNETLPVEFLGGQPLCMNQYYQILSSCRVPGPKQDSVVNFLKSKKPPTHITVVHNYQFFELDVYHSDGTPLTSDQIFVQLEKIWNSSLQSNKEPVGILTSNHRNTWAKAYSNLTKDKVNRESVISIQKSIFTVCLDKPVPRVSDDVYRNHVAGQMLHGGGSKLNSGNRWFDKTLQFIVAEDGSCGMVYEHAAAEGPPIVALVDHVMEYTKKPELVRSPMVPLPMPKKLRFNITPEIKNDIEKAKQNISIMIQDLDIMMLVFHHFGKDFPKSQKLSPDAFIQIALQLAYYRIYGQACATYESASLRMFHLGRTDTIRSASTDSLAFVKGMDDSKVPEHQKVELLRKAVQAHRAYTDRAIRGEAFDRHLLGLKLQAIEDLVSMPDIFMDTSYAIAMHFNLSTSQVPAKTDCVMFFGPVVPDGYGICYNPMEAHINFSVSAYNSCAETNAARMAHYLEKALLDMRTLLQNHPRAKL
- the LOC117701987 gene encoding carnitine O-acetyltransferase isoform X6: MENWLSEWWLKTAYLQFRQPVVIYSSPGVMLPKQDFMDLQGQLRFAAKLIEGVLDFKSMIDNETLPVEFLGGQPLCMNQYYQILSSCRVPGPKQDSVVNFLKSKKPPTHITVVHNYQFFELDVYHSDGTPLTSDQIFVQLEKIWNSSLQSNKEPVGILTSNHRNTWAKAYSNLTKDKVNRESVISIQKSIFTVCLDKPVPRVSDDVYRNHVAGQMLHGGGSKLNSGNRWFDKTLQFIVAEDGSCGMVYEHAAAEGPPIVALVDHVMEYTKKPELVRSPMVPLPMPKKLRFNITPEIKNDIEKAKQNISIMIQDLDIMMLVFHHFGKDFPKSQKLSPDAFIQIALQLAYYRIYGQACATYESASLRMFHLGRTDTIRSASTDSLAFVKGMDDSKVPEHQKVELLRKAVQAHRAYTDRAIRGEAFDRHLLGLKLQAIEDLVSMPDIFMDTSYAIAMHFNLSTSQVPAKTDCVMFFGPVVPDGYGICYNPMEAHINFSVSAYNSCAETNAARMAHYLEKALLDMRTLLQNHPRAKL
- the LOC117701987 gene encoding carnitine O-acetyltransferase isoform X4 → MEDEQQRQKAHQDALPRLPVPPLQQSLDHYLKALQPIVSEEEWAHTKQLVDAFQTSGGVGERLQKGLERRAKKMENWLSEWWLKTAYLQFRQPVVIYSSPGVMLPKQDFMDLQGQLRFAAKLIEGVLDFKSMIDNETLPVEFLGGQPLCMNQYYQILSSCRVPGPKQDSVVNFLKSKKPPTHITVVHNYQFFELDVYHSDGTPLTSDQIFVQLEKIWNSSLQSNKEPVGILTSNHRNTWAKAYSNLTKDKVNRESVISIQKSIFTVCLDKPVPRVSDDVYRNHVAGQMLHGGGSKLNSGNRWFDKTLQFIVAEDGSCGMVYEHAAAEGPPIVALVDHVMEYTKKPELVRSPMVPLPMPKKLRFNITPEIKNDIEKAKQNISIMIQDLDIMMLVFHHFGKDFPKSQKLSPDAFIQIALQLAYYRIYGQACATYESASLRMFHLGRTDTIRSASTDSLAFVKGMDDSKVPEHQKVELLRKAVQAHRAYTDRAIRGEAFDRHLLGLKLQAIEDLVSMPDIFMDTSYAIAMHFNLSTSQVPAKTDCVMFFGPVVPDGYGICYNPMEAHINFSVSAYNSCAETNAARMAHYLEKALLDMRTLLQNHPRAKL
- the LOC117701987 gene encoding carnitine O-acetyltransferase isoform X2, yielding MEDEQQRQKGKPLGLLKPSSLMKVSGRFKAHQDALPRLPVPPLQQSLDHYLKALQPIVSEEEWAHTKQLVDAFQTSGGVGERLQKGLERRAKKMENWLSEWWLKTAYLQFRQPVVIYSSPGVMLPKQDFMDLQGQLRFAAKLIEGVLDFKSMIDNETLPVEFLGGQPLCMNQYYQILSSCRVPGPKQDSVVNFLKSKKPPTHITVVHNYQFFELDVYHSDGTPLTSDQIFVQLEKIWNSSLQSNKEPVGILTSNHRNTWAKAYSNLTKDKVNRESVISIQKSIFTVCLDKPVPRVSDDVYRNHVAGQMLHGGGSKLNSGNRWFDKTLQFIVAEDGSCGMVYEHAAAEGPPIVALVDHVMEYTKKPELVRSPMVPLPMPKKLRFNITPEIKNDIEKAKQNISIMIQDLDIMMLVFHHFGKDFPKSQKLSPDAFIQIALQLAYYRIYGQACATYESASLRMFHLGRTDTIRSASTDSLAFVKGMDDSKVPEHQKVELLRKAVQAHRAYTDRAIRGEAFDRHLLGLKLQAIEDLVSMPDIFMDTSYAIAMHFNLSTSQVPAKTDCVMFFGPVVPDGYGICYNPMEAHINFSVSAYNSCAETNAARMAHYLEKALLDMRTLLQNHPRAKL
- the LOC117701987 gene encoding carnitine O-acetyltransferase isoform X3 — encoded protein: MMLAFAVRAVAHQDALPRLPVPPLQQSLDHYLKALQPIVSEEEWAHTKQLVDAFQTSGGVGERLQKGLERRAKKMENWLSEWWLKTAYLQFRQPVVIYSSPGVMLPKQDFMDLQGQLRFAAKLIEGVLDFKSMIDNETLPVEFLGGQPLCMNQYYQILSSCRVPGPKQDSVVNFLKSKKPPTHITVVHNYQFFELDVYHSDGTPLTSDQIFVQLEKIWNSSLQSNKEPVGILTSNHRNTWAKAYSNLTKDKVNRESVISIQKSIFTVCLDKPVPRVSDDVYRNHVAGQMLHGGGSKLNSGNRWFDKTLQFIVAEDGSCGMVYEHAAAEGPPIVALVDHVMEYTKKPELVRSPMVPLPMPKKLRFNITPEIKNDIEKAKQNISIMIQDLDIMMLVFHHFGKDFPKSQKLSPDAFIQIALQLAYYRIYGQACATYESASLRMFHLGRTDTIRSASTDSLAFVKGMDDSKVPEHQKVELLRKAVQAHRAYTDRAIRGEAFDRHLLGLKLQAIEDLVSMPDIFMDTSYAIAMHFNLSTSQVPAKTDCVMFFGPVVPDGYGICYNPMEAHINFSVSAYNSCAETNAARMAHYLEKALLDMRTLLQNHPRAKL
- the LOC117701987 gene encoding carnitine O-acetyltransferase isoform X1, coding for MMLAFAVRAVGKPLGLLKPSSLMKVSGRFKAHQDALPRLPVPPLQQSLDHYLKALQPIVSEEEWAHTKQLVDAFQTSGGVGERLQKGLERRAKKMENWLSEWWLKTAYLQFRQPVVIYSSPGVMLPKQDFMDLQGQLRFAAKLIEGVLDFKSMIDNETLPVEFLGGQPLCMNQYYQILSSCRVPGPKQDSVVNFLKSKKPPTHITVVHNYQFFELDVYHSDGTPLTSDQIFVQLEKIWNSSLQSNKEPVGILTSNHRNTWAKAYSNLTKDKVNRESVISIQKSIFTVCLDKPVPRVSDDVYRNHVAGQMLHGGGSKLNSGNRWFDKTLQFIVAEDGSCGMVYEHAAAEGPPIVALVDHVMEYTKKPELVRSPMVPLPMPKKLRFNITPEIKNDIEKAKQNISIMIQDLDIMMLVFHHFGKDFPKSQKLSPDAFIQIALQLAYYRIYGQACATYESASLRMFHLGRTDTIRSASTDSLAFVKGMDDSKVPEHQKVELLRKAVQAHRAYTDRAIRGEAFDRHLLGLKLQAIEDLVSMPDIFMDTSYAIAMHFNLSTSQVPAKTDCVMFFGPVVPDGYGICYNPMEAHINFSVSAYNSCAETNAARMAHYLEKALLDMRTLLQNHPRAKL